A genome region from Anastrepha obliqua isolate idAnaObli1 chromosome 4, idAnaObli1_1.0, whole genome shotgun sequence includes the following:
- the LOC129246037 gene encoding probable citrate synthase, mitochondrial — MYIFFSTSKPISLRMTSFTRSSQWCFKFIDPNVWRTFTRFSSAKCGNGAGGKDLRTTLAEKVKSEQQRVKKFVTENGKKKIGDVLVSQIYGGMRDLPALLCETSLLDSEEGLKFRGFPIPECRKLLPKAECGEEPLPEGMFWLLMTGEMPTPEQAKMVTDEWNDKGALPDYVQKILDNLPQDLHPMTLFSIAIAALSMESEFASAYKKGVKKREYWKYSLEDAMILLAKIPNIAAYVFKKRFRRGKGSNEIDKKLDWSANFARFLGYDNPHFDELLRLYLFVHSDHDSGNVSSHATHLVASALSDPFLAFAAGLNGLAGPLHGLANQEVILWINKMQKELGNDNPPAEKVKEYVHKTLKAGRVIPGYGHAVLRTTDPRYMAQQQFAEKYLPKYETYQLVKTIFEVVPPILQSLGKVKNPWPNVDAHSGVLLQYYGLKETEFYTVLFGVSRAIGVMSSITWHRALHIPIERPVSFTTDALMKIVKDQDDKGAKDDKNSKNSKCQ; from the coding sequence atgtacatatttttctcAACTTCGAAACCGATTTCATTGAGAATGACTTCGTTTACACGTTCATCGCAATGGTGTTTTAAGTTTATTGATCCCAACGTATGGAGGACCTTTACGCGATTTAGCTCGGCTAAATGTGGCAATGGTGCAGGTGGTAAAGATTTGCGCACCACCCTTGCGGAGAAAGTTAAGTCCGAGCAGCAACGTGTAAAAAAGTTTGTTACAGAgaatggaaaaaagaaaataggcgATGTTCTGGTTTCGCAGATTTATGGCGGTATGCGTGACTTACCGGCGCTGCTTTGCGAAACCTCACTACTAGATTCCGAAGAAGGTTTAAAATTCCGTGGTTTTCCTATACCGGAGTGTCGGAAGTTACTGCCGAAAGCTGAATGTGGCGAAGAACCTTTGCCGGAGGGCATGTTTTGGCTGTTAATGACAGGAGAAATGCCCACACCGGAACAGGCAAAAATGGTTACAGACGAATGGAATGATAAGGGTGCATTGCCAGATTACGTGCAGAAGATCTTGGACAATTTACCACAAGATTTGCATCCAATGACACTATTCTCGATAGCAATAGCGGCACTTAGCATGGAGAGTGAATTTGCGAGTGCCTATAAAAAGGGGGTGAAGAAAAGAGAATACTGGAAGTATTCACTGGAGGATGCAATGATATTGTTAGCCAAGATACCTAATATAGCAGCATACGTTTTCAAAAAGCGTTTTCGTCGCGGGAAAGGTTCCaatgaaattgacaaaaaattagaTTGGTCGGCCAATTTCGCTCGGTTTTTGGGTTACGATAATCCACATTTCGATGAACTTTTACGTTTATATCTTTTTGTTCACAGCGATCATGATTCGGGAAATGTTTCTTCTCACGCCACACACTTGGTAGCATCAGCATTGAGTGATCCATTCCTTGCCTTCGCAGCCGGTCTAAATGGTTTAGCGGGTCCACTACATGGCCTAGCTAATCAAGAGGTGATTTTATGGattaataaaatgcagaaagaaTTGGGCAATGATAATCCACCAGCTGAAAAAGTCAaagaatatgtacataaaacatTGAAAGCCGGACGAGTTATACCAGGTTACGGTCATGCTGTTTTGCGTACGACCGACCCACGTTATATGGCACAACAACAGTTCGCCGAAAAGTATTTGCCTAAATATGAAACCTATCAGttggtaaaaacaattttcgaGGTGGTTCCCCCTATACTCCAGTCATTGGGTAAAGTGAAGAATCCCTGGCCAAATGTGGACGCACATTCCGGAGTTTTGTTGCAGTATTATGGTTTGAAAGAAACCGAATTCTACACTGTGCTGTTTGGTGTGTCACGTGCAATCGGTGTGATGTCATCAATCACTTGGCACCGAGCACTCCACATACCCATCGAACGACCAGTTAGCTTCACTACCGATGCGCTAATGAAAATAGTGAAGGATCAAGACGATAAAGGTGCCAAGGAcgacaaaaatagtaaaaatagtaaatgtcaataa